One window from the genome of Paracoccus marcusii encodes:
- the pcaH gene encoding protocatechuate 3,4-dioxygenase subunit beta produces MTLYQRDRTWHPPALAPDYKTSVARSPRQAMLSIEGTVSELTGPRFGHGAITPLDGDLIANYAKDGDPVGERIIVHGRVLDEDGRPVPQTLVEIWQANAGGRYRHKKDGYLAPIDPNFGGCGRVLTDDQGHYAFRTIKPGAYPWRNWVNNWRPAHIHLSVFGTAFAQRLITQMYFEGDPLIAHCPIVQAIPDPRAIDALIAPLDLNQAVPLDCLAYRFDIVLRGRRSTFFENRSEGN; encoded by the coding sequence ATGACGCTCTATCAACGCGACCGCACCTGGCATCCGCCCGCGCTGGCCCCGGACTACAAGACCTCGGTCGCGCGGTCGCCGCGACAGGCGATGCTGTCGATCGAGGGCACCGTGTCCGAACTGACCGGCCCCCGCTTCGGTCATGGGGCCATCACCCCGCTGGATGGCGACTTGATCGCGAACTATGCCAAGGACGGCGATCCGGTGGGCGAACGCATCATCGTCCACGGACGCGTCCTGGACGAGGACGGCCGCCCCGTCCCGCAGACCCTGGTCGAGATCTGGCAGGCCAATGCCGGCGGCCGGTACCGCCACAAGAAGGACGGCTATCTGGCCCCGATCGACCCGAATTTCGGCGGCTGCGGGCGGGTTCTGACCGACGATCAGGGCCATTACGCCTTTCGGACCATCAAGCCCGGCGCCTATCCGTGGCGCAACTGGGTCAACAACTGGCGGCCCGCGCATATCCACCTGTCGGTCTTCGGCACGGCCTTCGCGCAGCGCCTGATCACCCAGATGTATTTCGAGGGCGACCCGTTGATCGCGCATTGCCCGATCGTGCAGGCGATCCCCGATCCCCGCGCCATCGACGCGCTGATCGCCCCGCTGGACCTGAACCAGGCGGTGCCGCTGGACTGTCTGGCCTATCGGTTCGACATCGTGCTGCGCGGGCGGCGGTCGACCTTCTTCGAGAACCGGTCGGAGGGAAACTGA
- a CDS encoding LysR substrate-binding domain-containing protein: protein MIMHPGIKLRHLRVFLDIAARGSLTAAARAQGITQPALSRTLAELEALLQVPLFRRERRRLVLTDAGTLLRTHAAAALQMLESGVAALHPVAGTDRLRVGILPTAATRLFPRVALRFREMHPHVTLSVETGPHPHLIRLLREGGIDLMIGRMPAAADMAGLRFDHLYEDQIALVSRAGHPCWGQPVRDVLSACPVILPPQDALIRRAVDDYLQARNLAGLHPAFETAALAVGRGILAASDALWFISQGVVGDELDRGALIQWPTDAGFLTGAVGLTRRQVGPDNAMLDVLTRLATDGART, encoded by the coding sequence ATGATTATGCATCCCGGCATCAAGCTGCGCCATCTGCGGGTCTTTCTGGACATCGCGGCCCGCGGCAGCCTGACCGCGGCGGCGCGGGCGCAGGGCATCACCCAGCCCGCGCTGAGCCGCACCCTGGCCGAGCTGGAGGCCCTGCTGCAGGTGCCGCTGTTCCGGCGCGAGCGGCGGCGGCTGGTTCTGACCGATGCGGGCACGCTGCTGCGCACCCATGCCGCCGCTGCGCTGCAGATGCTGGAAAGCGGGGTCGCCGCGCTGCATCCGGTCGCGGGGACGGACCGGTTGCGGGTGGGCATCCTGCCCACGGCGGCCACGCGGCTGTTCCCGCGCGTGGCGCTGCGCTTTCGCGAGATGCATCCGCATGTGACCCTGTCGGTCGAGACGGGGCCGCATCCGCATCTGATCCGCCTGCTGCGCGAGGGCGGGATCGACCTGATGATCGGGCGCATGCCGGCCGCCGCCGACATGGCGGGCCTGCGCTTCGATCACCTCTACGAGGATCAGATCGCGCTGGTGTCCCGCGCCGGGCATCCGTGCTGGGGGCAGCCGGTGCGTGACGTCCTGTCGGCCTGTCCGGTGATCCTGCCGCCGCAGGACGCGCTGATCCGCCGGGCGGTCGACGATTACCTGCAGGCCCGCAACCTGGCCGGGCTGCATCCCGCGTTCGAGACCGCGGCCCTGGCGGTGGGTCGGGGCATCCTGGCTGCATCGGACGCGCTGTGGTTCATCTCGCAAGGCGTGGTCGGGGACGAGCTGGACCGGGGCGCGCTGATCCAGTGGCCGACCGATGCAGGGTTCCTGACCGGCGCAGTCGGCCTGACGCGCCGGCAGGTCGGGCCGGACAATGCGATGCTGGACGTGCTGACGCGCCTGGCGACAGACGGGGCACGGACCTAG
- a CDS encoding RBBP9/YdeN family alpha/beta hydrolase, with translation MTKTLIVPGLDGSPAPHWQDWWARTDPNAMLLDMGDTGRPVREVWEATLAVHIMAHPDSILVGHSLGAVTIAHLLARWPGLRVRAALLVAPADPATSDRTRGFGALPRERFDVPATLVASRNDPWMAFDHSRQLAAHWGAHLHDIGHAGHVNAASGFGPWPAGKALRDDLLARTARPGVLRRLFGARPAPLSLPARRLA, from the coding sequence ATGACCAAGACCCTGATCGTCCCCGGCCTCGACGGCTCTCCTGCGCCGCACTGGCAGGACTGGTGGGCACGCACCGACCCCAACGCGATGCTGCTGGACATGGGTGACACGGGCCGTCCCGTCCGCGAGGTCTGGGAGGCCACGCTGGCCGTCCACATCATGGCCCATCCCGACAGCATCCTGGTCGGCCATTCGCTTGGCGCGGTGACCATCGCGCATCTGCTGGCCCGCTGGCCGGGGCTGCGGGTGCGCGCCGCGCTGCTGGTCGCGCCTGCCGATCCGGCCACCTCGGACCGCACCCGCGGTTTCGGTGCCCTGCCGCGCGAACGGTTCGACGTGCCCGCGACGCTGGTGGCAAGCCGCAACGACCCGTGGATGGCTTTCGACCACAGCCGACAGCTGGCGGCGCATTGGGGCGCGCACCTGCACGACATCGGCCATGCGGGCCATGTCAATGCGGCATCGGGCTTTGGCCCCTGGCCCGCGGGCAAGGCGCTGCGCGACGATCTGCTGGCGCGCACCGCGCGACCCGGGGTCCTGCGGCGCCTGTTCGGCGCGCGCCCCGCCCCCCTGTCCCTGCCCGCCCGACGGCTGGCCTGA
- a CDS encoding FAD/NAD(P)-binding protein, whose amino-acid sequence MKTIPLADTSAPHAAHLPHVVIIGGGASGVLLAAHLLRDPATPLRVTVIEGRHMLGCGVAYSTSDPGHLLNTRVANMSAFPDDPDHFRRWLTARGDGATGACFVGRATYGAYMTDLLAPLSADGRLRCMRATCIRLVTTRARVAAHLDDGQVVPADRAVLATGHALPEPDPTGLVHGAWQQADPPPQGGRVVIIGSGLSMVDQAISLLSHGHRGEIVALSRRAQLPRVHATGAPLSITRAEVPLGAPVSFVLSWLRDLAARAGAQGGTWRDAVDGARPHLPALWRAMSVADRARFLRHAAPWWEVHRHRLPPETAAILQRVLDSGQMRQLAGSFDGASRDGAILRAHWRPRGADRILTLDAARIVDCRGIRRDPRANATPLVADLLATGRACIDPVRIGLDVAADCALIGADGRPDPRIRVIGPASRAAFWEITAIPDIRDQAQTLAVALIRDVAPHRQAATAAP is encoded by the coding sequence ATGAAGACCATCCCCCTGGCCGACACGTCTGCGCCCCATGCGGCCCATCTGCCCCATGTCGTCATCATCGGTGGCGGCGCCAGCGGCGTCCTGTTGGCCGCCCATCTGCTGCGCGACCCGGCCACGCCCCTGCGTGTCACCGTGATCGAGGGGCGGCACATGCTGGGCTGTGGCGTGGCCTATTCGACCAGCGATCCGGGCCATCTGCTGAACACCCGCGTCGCCAACATGAGCGCCTTTCCCGACGATCCCGACCATTTCCGCCGCTGGCTGACCGCGCGCGGAGACGGCGCGACGGGCGCCTGCTTCGTGGGCCGCGCGACCTATGGCGCCTACATGACCGACCTGCTGGCGCCGCTGTCGGCCGACGGACGGCTGCGCTGTATGCGCGCGACATGCATCCGGCTGGTCACCACGCGGGCCAGGGTCGCGGCGCATCTGGACGACGGCCAGGTCGTTCCCGCCGACCGGGCCGTGCTGGCCACCGGCCATGCCCTGCCCGAACCGGACCCGACAGGCCTGGTCCACGGCGCCTGGCAGCAGGCCGACCCCCCGCCCCAGGGCGGGCGCGTGGTCATCATCGGGTCCGGCCTGTCGATGGTGGACCAGGCCATCAGCCTGCTGTCCCACGGCCACCGCGGGGAAATCGTGGCCCTGTCACGTCGTGCCCAACTGCCGCGTGTGCATGCCACGGGCGCGCCCCTGTCGATCACCCGGGCCGAGGTGCCCCTGGGCGCGCCCGTCAGCTTTGTCCTGTCCTGGCTGCGCGATCTTGCCGCCCGGGCCGGGGCGCAGGGCGGCACCTGGCGCGACGCGGTCGACGGCGCCCGCCCGCACCTGCCGGCCCTGTGGCGTGCCATGTCCGTGGCGGACCGCGCCCGCTTCCTGCGCCACGCCGCCCCCTGGTGGGAGGTGCACCGCCACCGCCTGCCCCCGGAAACCGCGGCCATCCTGCAGCGCGTGCTGGACAGCGGCCAGATGCGGCAGCTGGCCGGCAGCTTCGACGGTGCCAGCCGCGACGGCGCGATCCTGCGCGCGCATTGGCGCCCGCGCGGGGCCGATCGTATCCTGACGCTCGATGCGGCGCGCATCGTCGACTGCCGCGGCATCCGCCGCGACCCGCGGGCCAACGCGACGCCGTTGGTCGCCGACCTGCTGGCCACCGGCCGCGCCTGCATCGATCCCGTGCGGATCGGTCTGGATGTCGCGGCCGACTGCGCCCTGATCGGCGCCGACGGCCGCCCGGACCCCCGCATCCGCGTCATCGGGCCTGCATCCCGCGCCGCCTTCTGGGAGATCACCGCCATCCCCGACATCCGCGACCAGGCCCAAACGCTGGCCGTTGCGCTGATCCGCGACGTGGCCCCGCACCGGCAAGCGGCCACAGCGGCACCCTGA
- the pcaD gene encoding 3-oxoadipate enol-lactonase, producing the protein MQILSRPYGALHYRLDGPTGAPVVLMANSLGTDLRLWDAVLPLLPQRLRYLRYDKQGHGLSDLGAADRIADHAADAAALIEAAAPGPVVVLGLSIGGLIAQRLAADRPDLVRALILSNTAARLGTPDSWQTRIDAVERDGMAGIADAVMERWFAPAFRATPALAPWRNMLARTPAAGYVAACRALAGADQRQASAALRLPTMVIAGEADGASPPDVVRATADLIPGATFDLIPGAGHLPCVETPDAHAALMTPFLERHAA; encoded by the coding sequence ATGCAAATCTTGTCCCGCCCCTATGGCGCGCTGCACTATCGGCTGGACGGGCCAACGGGCGCGCCGGTGGTGCTGATGGCCAATTCGCTTGGCACGGATCTGCGTCTGTGGGACGCGGTCCTGCCGCTGCTGCCGCAGAGGCTGCGCTATCTGCGCTATGACAAGCAGGGGCACGGGCTGTCGGATCTGGGCGCCGCAGACCGCATCGCCGACCACGCCGCCGACGCAGCCGCGCTGATCGAGGCCGCGGCCCCCGGCCCGGTGGTCGTGCTGGGCCTGTCCATCGGCGGGCTGATCGCGCAGCGCCTGGCGGCCGACCGGCCCGATCTGGTCCGCGCGCTGATCCTGTCCAACACCGCCGCGCGTCTTGGCACGCCCGACAGCTGGCAGACCCGGATCGACGCGGTGGAACGGGACGGCATGGCCGGTATCGCGGATGCGGTAATGGAACGCTGGTTCGCGCCGGCCTTCCGCGCGACGCCCGCGCTGGCACCCTGGCGCAACATGCTGGCCCGCACGCCTGCCGCGGGCTATGTCGCCGCCTGCCGGGCGCTGGCCGGGGCCGATCAACGGCAGGCCAGCGCCGCACTGCGCCTGCCCACGATGGTGATCGCGGGCGAGGCCGACGGCGCATCGCCCCCCGACGTGGTGCGCGCCACCGCCGACCTGATCCCCGGTGCGACCTTCGACCTGATCCCCGGCGCGGGCCACCTGCCCTGCGTCGAGACGCCCGACGCCCACGCCGCGCTGATGACCCCCTTTCTGGAAAGACATGCCGCATGA
- the pcaC gene encoding 4-carboxymuconolactone decarboxylase: MTELSDTGLATRRRVLGPAHVARAQAAQTPFDAPFQALITDAAWGHVWSRGTIPLRERSMMTIALLAGLGNDGELALHLRSIPNTGTSRDDVMEALLHVAIYAGVPRANHAIALARRIFAEADAEGGQA; the protein is encoded by the coding sequence ATGACCGAATTGTCAGACACCGGCCTTGCCACCCGCAGACGCGTGCTGGGACCGGCCCATGTCGCCCGCGCGCAGGCCGCGCAGACGCCCTTCGACGCGCCGTTCCAGGCGCTGATCACCGATGCGGCCTGGGGCCATGTCTGGTCGCGCGGCACGATTCCGCTGCGCGAGCGGTCGATGATGACCATCGCCCTGCTGGCGGGCCTTGGCAACGACGGCGAACTGGCCCTGCACCTGCGGTCCATCCCGAACACCGGCACCAGCCGCGACGACGTGATGGAGGCGCTGCTGCACGTCGCCATCTATGCCGGCGTCCCGCGCGCCAATCACGCCATCGCCCTGGCCCGCCGCATCTTTGCCGAGGCCGATGCCGAAGGAGGACAGGCATGA